A window of Streptomyces profundus genomic DNA:
TCACCACGTTCCCCGGTTGGGTGGCGAGCAGTGCGAAGAGAGCTCTCTGCTTGGGTGGTCCGATGGCCAGTTCCTCATCCCCCCTCCAAACCCGGAGCGGTCCAAGCAGTTGCACGGTCAACGCGTTCGGTGCCACTGACATGCGAATCCCCCACCGTTTATGGACACCTGGGTGCCCACACCGTCACGTGTCGGTCGCGGTCTTCAAGAAATGACCGTTTGTCTCCAGAGTCATGCTGAGTGCGGGCCGGCCGCAGCCGCGGCCGGGGTCGGGTGCCGCGATCGGAGTCGCGGTCCGGCGAACGGGTCGGACGGTTCTCTCCACACACGCCTACCGGGAATGTTCCTCCTTTTCGCGGTGCATTGAGCGACGACGCTGATCGCCGGTGTCCCGGAACACGACAAAATGCCGGAGTGATGAGTGTATGCAGCCATTTTGGGTGCCGGAGAGCGAGTCGGCAAACTCAGAACCAAAGTGGCGCCGCTCCGAATCACGGAATACGTGGGGCCTGGCCGCCCGCCGTGATTGCGGAGTTCCCGAACAGCGAATTCTCTGGATTTCCTCCGAGCGATACTACTCATTGCGCGGGGTTACTGGAACGTCCCCGCGTAAGATGTCCAAAAACCATGCATCTCATGACCCGCCTCTTCCGGACTCCCGCCCGATGGCAAGCCATTACCGTCATGCGGTCGATCCTCGTTCACCAGTACGGTTGCGGCCACGCCCAGAACGGCCGGGGGTGAGCGCCGGCGAACGGTGCCCCGCGAGGAGATGGCGCGATCACCCCGTTCGGGCCAACCGCTACGGAACGTGGCCGTGTATTCGGCTTGGCCGGGGCGTGGCTGGCCGGGCCTGGGGTGGCCGCTCAGCCCTCAGTGCCCTCCGGCGGGTGGTGCGTTCCGGGGGAGTGGGTCGGCCGAGGCGGTGAGGAATGAGCGGCGGTCGGTTTCCCGCCCCCGCCGGAAGGCGCCTGTTCGGCTGCCGCTGTTTCGTGGTGCGGGCCGGAACGGATGGTTGAGAGCGTTGCCGGGGGCGGGCGTCGACGCCCCGACAACGGTGGGCGGGCCACTGTGGACGGCCGCCCGTGCGGGCAGCGGATTGTGAACCCCGGGTAAACAGGGATCGGCTGCTCGGCCGGCCTCGACGCGAGGGGTGTGGGCGGGTACGACCGCTGCGGATGCTGTCGGAAGGTGGCCGCCGGGGAGAGGCGCGTTGCCTTCTCCTCGGTGTTGCCGCGTGCGGATCCCAGAGGCGTCTTTCCGTCGAGGCGCGAGGGGCGTGCCTCGCTCGCTCGGGGTGGTGGGCGAAGAGCTGTGGCGCCCTTTCTCGAATGCGGCACAGGCGCATTCCGCGCTGTCGGTCTGCTTGTCGGCGCCACGTGAACCCGCTTCCCTCTCCGGACCGGACAACCCGTTCGCCACGGATCCGGGGCGAACGGCACCCCGGCCGCGCCTTCACTATCGCATTGTCCGTGACGGAGGAGTACCTCGGTGCCTGGCTGCCATCCCGTATCCGTCGGAACACACGGGGCCGCTGATGTCAGGGCCCGAGGCGCCTTGAGAGGCCGGCGGCCATAAGGCAGTCGCCGAATACGCCGTCGATGATCGAGGCGGTGCTGTCAGGGCGCCCGGGCGGAGTTGTCGGGTCGCCACTCGGCAGGCGAGGCCGTCCCGGCCGTGTTTCCCGCCAGGCCGCCGGAAGTCGCCGCGCCGTTCGGGAGCGGCCGTGCGGTCAGAGGTCGAACGCGTCGATGGTGTCGGCGGCGAGACGGGATGGTGGGCCACGGGCGATCATTCCGTCGGGGCCCACCGTGGCGCGGCGCCCGGGCGCCACGATCTGCGGCACACCGGGCCGACAACGGACGGCCGAGCGGTACCCGGGGCATACGTGCTCTCCTGCGTTCTCGCGCGGGTAGGCCAGGTGTGGCGCCATAGTGGTGCCAACCAGAATTTCCACCAAAGCCCAGTTCAGAGACGTGTGACTGCTCGAGTGACTCGCGGGAGGTGCCGCAAGGGGTTGCGTGTGGTGCCACGATAGCGCCATGATGGTGCAATGGATCTCACTCCGTATGTCGACACCCTCCGTCGCGAACTCGCGGTGGCCGCCGAGGCCGGCGGGGACGATGCCCGCGAGCTGGCCGCGCGGCTCACCGCCCCCCTGGAGTCGGCGACCCGGCTGGCGATGCTCCATGTGCTCTCGGCCGCGATGGACGAGATCACCCGCGAACTCGCGCCCGGCTCGGTCGATGTCCGGCTGCGCGGGCTGGACCCGGACTTCGTGGTGACGCCGCCGCCCGTCGACACCGCCTCCCCCGTGGAGCCGGCCGCGCCCGCCGAACCCTTCAAGAACGCGGCGCCGGCCGACGGCGACGAAGCCGCCACCGCCCGCGTCAACCTCCGTCTGCCGGCCCACCTCAAGGCGCGGGCCGAGGAGGCCGCCGGGCGCGATGGCCTGTCGGTCAACGCCTGGCTGGTGCGGGCCGTGTCGGCGGCGGTCGACGGCGGCACCGGGGCGCGCACGACGGAGAAGGCCCGGGCCGTCACGCAGAGCTTCACGGGCTGGGTGCGCTAGCCCCCGCCCACCTGACCCGCAGACCCACCCCACCGTTTCACCCACCCCACGTCCCACCAGCGGGGACGTCCCGAAGAGCCATGAGGACGGGACAGCCATGCCTTCTTTCGACACCCCCGAACCGATCGCGACCGTGGCGCATGTGGAGGCCGGTTCGATCCAGTTCACCGCGGACGACCGCGTCGACACCCGCGTCGAGGTGCGGCCCCGCGACCCCAGAAGGGACCAGGACGTCCGGGCGGCCGACCAGACCGAGGTCACCTACGCCGGCGGGGTGCTGACCATCAGGACGCCCAAGGCGAACTTCATCGGGCGCACCGGCACGGTGGACGTCACGGTGGAACTGCCCACGGGCTCGCAGGTCGAGATGACCGGGGCCTGGGCCCAGGTGCTCGGCGAGGGGCGGCTCGGCGAGGTCCGGCTGAAGACCTCGTCCGGTGATGTCCGTCTCGACGCCGCCGGGCCGGTGCGCCTCACCGCATCGCACGGCTCGATCACCGTGGACCGGGTCGAGGGCATGGCCGAGATCAGCACCAACACGGGGAACCTGCGTATCGGCCTGGTGGACGGCCCCGCCGTCCTGAAGAACTCGCACGGCACCACGACCGTCGGCACCGTGACCGGCGAACTGCGGGTGAGGGGTGCCAACGGTGGCATCGATGTCGCGCACGCCGGCGCGTCGGTCGCCGGCACCACCACCAACGGTCACCTTCGGGTCGCCGATGTCGCGCGCGGCGCCGTCCGGTTGGAGACCTCCAACGGCTCCATCGAGATCGGCATCCGCGAGGGCACCGCCGCCTGGCTCGACGTCAGCTCCAAGCGCGGCCAGGTCCGCAACACGCTCGCCACGGCCGAGGCCCCGGATCGGACGGAGGAGACGGTCGAGGTCCGCGCACGGACCAACTGGGGCAACATCGACGTCCGCCGCGCCCGGGTCTGAGCACCGGTTCACGCCAACTCCGCCGCCTCCCACGTCACTTCGGCCTTCAACCTTCGATCGGAAGGGCCCATGCCCTCATCTGTCATGCCCACATCCAGCCAAACCTCCGTCGCCGCCGACCCGCCTCTCGCCGTCCTGGCCGACGGCCTGCGCAAGTCGTACGGCGACAAGCTCGTCCTCGACGGGATCGATCTGCGGCTCCCGGCCGGTTCCGTGTTCGCCTTGCTCGGCCCGAACGGCGCCGGCAAGACCACCGTCGTGAAGATCCTCTCCACCCTCATCTCCCCCGATGGCGGGCAGGCCCGGGTGGCCGGCCACGACCTCGCCACCGCCCCGGGCGCGGTGCGCGCCACCATCGGCGTCACCGGACAGTTCTCCGCCGTCGACGGGCTGCTCACCGGCGAGGAGAACATGCTCCTCATGGCCGACCTGCACCACCTCACCCCGCGCGAGGGGCGACGGGTCACCGCCGAACTGCTGGAGCGATTCGACCTCGTAGCGACGGCGAGGAAGCCGGCCGCCACCTACTCCGGCGGCATGAAGCGCCGCCTGGACATCGCCATGACCCTGGTCGGCGCCCCGCGCGTCATCTTCCTCGACGAGCCGACCACCGGCCTCGACCCACGCTCCCGGCACACCATGTGGGGGATCGTCCGCGAGCTGGTCGCCGGGGGCGTCACCGTCCTGCTCACCACCCAGTACCTCGAAGAGGCGGACCAACTCGCGGACCGCATCGCGGTGTTGAACAACGGCAGGATCGCCGCCGAGGGCAGCGCCGAGGAGCTCAAACGGCTCGTCCCCGGCGGCCACGTCCGCCTCCGCTTCACCGACCCGGCCGCCTACCGGTCCGCCGCGACCGCCCTGCGCGAGACGACCCCCGACGACGACGCCCTCACCCTCCAACTCCCCAGCGACGGCAGCCAACGCGAACTGCGTTCCCTTCTCGACTGGCTGGACTCGGCCGGCATCGAGGCGGACGAGCTGACTCTGCACACCCCCGACCTCGACGACGTGTTCCTCGCCCTGACCGCTGGCGACGCCCGCCTTCCCGACCAGCCCGAGGAGAGCCCCCGATGAGTTCCCTCCCACTCGCCGTGCGCGACTCGTCCACCATGCTGCGCCGCGATCTGCTGCACGCGCGGCGCTACCCGTCCATGACGCTGAACCTGCTGCTCACCCCCGTCATGCTGCTGCTGCTCTTCGTCCACATCTTCGGAGACGTGATGACCGCGGGCATCGGCGGCGGCGGCGCGGACCGCGCCGACTACATCGCCTACCTCGTTCCAGGGCTGCTCCTGATGACCGTCGGCAGCACCACGATCGGGACCGCGGTCTCCGTCTCCATCGACATGACCGAGGGCATCGTCGCCCGCTTCCGCACCATGGCGATCCACCGTGGCTCGGTGCTCATCGGGCACGTGGTCGGCAGCGTCCTCCGATCGGTCATGAGCGTGGTTCTCGTGGGCGGCGTCGCCGTGGCGATCGGCTTCCGGTCCGCGCACGCCACCGCCCTGGAGTGGCTGGCCGCGTTCGGGCTGCTCGTCCTCTTCGCTCTGGCGCTCACCTGGATCGCCGTCGGCATGGGTCTGATCAGCCCGAACGCGGAGGCCGCCAGCAACAACGCGCTGCCGCTGATCCTGCTGCCGCTGCTCTCCAGCGCCTTCATCCCGGTCGACACGATGCCGGGCTGGTTCCAGCCGATCGCCGCCTACCAGCCGTTCACCCCCGCCATCGAGACCCTGCGCGGCCTGCTCCTCGGCAGCGAGATCGGGAACGACGGCTGGCTCGCTGTCGCTTGGTGCCTGGGACTGACGGTGCTCGGCTACCTCTGGTCCACCGCGAAGTTCAACAGCGACCCGGGATGAGCGTACGGACGGCCTTCCGCGGCTCGCCTGTCCTCAGCGCGGCGCACCGCGACACCGTGTCCGCGTCCGCCGTCCGGTCGAGCCGCCTCAACCGACGGCGGCCGGTCGTCGGACCGGGACGAAGATCACCCCGCTACCGCTGAACCGGTTCCGACGCTCCCGGGACCTCCTCCAGCGTGACCGTGCCCGTCGCCCCGTCGACGGTGATCAGCTGTCCGTCGCGGATGCGCGTGGTGGCGGCGGGCACGCAGATGACGGCCGGGATGCCGTACTCGCGGGCGACCGTCGGCCCGTGGGCCATCACGGCGCCGGTCTCCGTGACCAGCCCGCCGGCCGTGAGGAACAGCGGGGTCCAGCCCGGGTCGGTCGTCGGGGCGACGAGGATCTCCCCGGGTTCGATGAACGCGTCGGATGGCTCTCGGACCACGCGGGCCCGGCCGGTGACGCGACCGGCTGCCGCGCCCATGCCGGTGAGCGTCCGCCCGTCGGACGGTGGGGCCGGCAGGAGCGTCTCCACGTCCGTACCGTCCGAGAGCAGGGCGACCGGAACGGTGCGACGGCGTCGTTCGCGCTCGTACTCCGCACGCCGGGCGGCGATGGTGTCCCGCAGGTCGGCACCGCTCTCCACTGCCGTGCGCAACTCGGGGAGGTCGAGGAACATGACGTCGTCAGGGCCTGCGAGCAGCCCCTTCGCGTGGAGCTCGGCACCGATCAGGAGCAGGCGGCGACGGCGGTCGCGCAAGGCGTAGAGCCCGACGAGCTTGCCCGCCTCGCGCAGCCCGGACAACTCCCTGGACCTGCGGAGGAAG
This region includes:
- a CDS encoding DUF4097 family beta strand repeat-containing protein, which translates into the protein MPSFDTPEPIATVAHVEAGSIQFTADDRVDTRVEVRPRDPRRDQDVRAADQTEVTYAGGVLTIRTPKANFIGRTGTVDVTVELPTGSQVEMTGAWAQVLGEGRLGEVRLKTSSGDVRLDAAGPVRLTASHGSITVDRVEGMAEISTNTGNLRIGLVDGPAVLKNSHGTTTVGTVTGELRVRGANGGIDVAHAGASVAGTTTNGHLRVADVARGAVRLETSNGSIEIGIREGTAAWLDVSSKRGQVRNTLATAEAPDRTEETVEVRARTNWGNIDVRRARV
- a CDS encoding ATP-binding cassette domain-containing protein: MPSSVMPTSSQTSVAADPPLAVLADGLRKSYGDKLVLDGIDLRLPAGSVFALLGPNGAGKTTVVKILSTLISPDGGQARVAGHDLATAPGAVRATIGVTGQFSAVDGLLTGEENMLLMADLHHLTPREGRRVTAELLERFDLVATARKPAATYSGGMKRRLDIAMTLVGAPRVIFLDEPTTGLDPRSRHTMWGIVRELVAGGVTVLLTTQYLEEADQLADRIAVLNNGRIAAEGSAEELKRLVPGGHVRLRFTDPAAYRSAATALRETTPDDDALTLQLPSDGSQRELRSLLDWLDSAGIEADELTLHTPDLDDVFLALTAGDARLPDQPEESPR
- a CDS encoding ABC transporter permease, producing the protein MSSLPLAVRDSSTMLRRDLLHARRYPSMTLNLLLTPVMLLLLFVHIFGDVMTAGIGGGGADRADYIAYLVPGLLLMTVGSTTIGTAVSVSIDMTEGIVARFRTMAIHRGSVLIGHVVGSVLRSVMSVVLVGGVAVAIGFRSAHATALEWLAAFGLLVLFALALTWIAVGMGLISPNAEAASNNALPLILLPLLSSAFIPVDTMPGWFQPIAAYQPFTPAIETLRGLLLGSEIGNDGWLAVAWCLGLTVLGYLWSTAKFNSDPG